GCGAATAGAAGATTTAAATCGCAATATAGAAGAACAGTCCGCAGCCCAGATAGAATCCTCTGCTTCGATTAACGAAATGGTCGCCTCTATCCGTAATGTGGCCGAATCGGCCAACCGGCGACGGGCTTCCCTTGCCCAGCTTGACGGTACCGCCGACGAGGGAATGCAGCGCCTCGATGGCCTCCTTTCCCACATTGGTCGTATAGAAGGAAGTATCGGGGCTATCCAGAAAATGGTGGGGGTTATCAATGCTATTGCGGGTTCCACGAACCTCCTATCTATGAACGCGGCCATCGAGGCGGCCCATGCGGGAGAGGCGGGCCGGGGGTTTGCGGTGGTGGCCGAGGAAATCCGCAAGCTTGCCGATACGGCAGGAAAAAATGCCAAGGAAATAGGGCGACAACTCCAGGAAGTTATCGATGTGATAACCCGGGCTGCCGAGGAAAGCCAGGGGACCCGCAGTGCCTTTCAGGAAATTCGAAAAGAAATTACCGGCGTTATCACCGCCTTTGATGAGATTCGGACCGCCACAGCGGAACTCGCCGAAGGGGGAAGACAAATTCTCGAAGCCCTGGCTACCCTTAATACTCTATCGGGCCAGGTAAAGAGCGGTGGGGCAGAAATCAGCGAAGCCCAGAAGGCTCTAGAAAAGCTCCAGGGGAACATGTACACCGCCCTGGCATCCCTCCGGGATAATGCCCGCCTTGTGATGGAAAAGGATGGGGCCATCTTGAAGGCGGTCCAGGAGGTTGCTTCGGTGAGCGAGGCAAGTTTCCATCATGCAAAAGAATTGCATGGTCAGGTTGCCGGTTCGTAATTGGCTATGAGGGAGCGGCAAGAACTTTTTTTCCCCCTTGATAACAGTGCCATTTTTATGGCCGCCATTGCCGGGCGAAGGGGGCCTTTTATTTATCAGTTCTATGTGGAACTGCGTCATCCGGTGGTGCTGCCTGCCCTGGAGATGGCGGTGGAGCGACTTTTCCCCCGATTCCCCTATCTTTTTGTCCGGCTCCGGCGGGGGGTATTCTGGCAGTATCTTGAACCCTTAGACAAACCACCGCCGGTGGAACGCTTACCCCCTGCGCCGGGCCTCTCTATGGGATCTATTTCTCGAAAAGGACTCTTACGCATCTATGTACGGGGGCGGCGTATCGCCTGCGAATTCCATCATGCCATTACGGATGGCACCGGGGCTATCACCTTCCTTAAGGCCCTGGTGGTGGAATACTGCCGTCAATTGGGGATAGGGCGGGAACTAGACCCCCAGATACTGGCTGGCATCCCCCAACCGGAGGAAGCGGTGGACCCCGCCGAGTACGAAGATTCTTATAATCGATACTTTCGGCCAGGGCCGCCGGTGCCAGAAACCCTGCCCCCGGCCTTTGTGATTCCCGGTTGGCGGATGCGTTTCGGCTACCGGGAAACCATAGGCACGATTCCCCTCGAGCCACTGCTTTCCTATTGCAGGGGAAAGAAGGTGAGTATTACGGAATTCCTTGTGGCGGTCCATATAGCAACTCTTCAAGACCTGTACACTGCTCTTCCTGCTAAGAAACAGCGGAAAAGTAAAAAAATCATTTCCGTACAGGTGCCGGTAAACCTGCGAAAAATATACCCTTCCCGAACATTGCGGAATTTCTTCCTTTTTGTGGCTCCCTATATTGATCTTCGCCTGGGCTTTTGGTCCTTTGAGGAAATCCTTAAGCGGGTACACCATCAGATGCAACTAGGGCTTGAAGAAAAAGAACTGGTCCGTCAGATTAAACGAAACGTGGGAGGAGAGCGGAATCCCTTTAATAGACTTGTGGTCTTGCCTATCAAATTACTGGTGTTGAAGCTTATCAATGCCCTCATCGGGGTGGGATCCTATTCGGGCTCCCTTTCTAACATTGGGTCGATAGAAGTACCTCCTCCCTTTGATGCGGAAATAGAGCGTTTTAGTTTTCTTACCAGTCGGGCCCACAAAACGGGGGCCAACATTGGGGTCTGTAGTTTTAAAGAAACCCTGTATATCATTATTGGAAGCACCGTCGGGGAGGTTGAATTCGAGCGGCTCTTTTTTCGGCGTCTTGCCTCCTGCTCCTTGCCGGTTACGGTGCTGATGGAACGATATGGAGGAAACGAATGAATCTGCGGTATTGCCCTGCCTGTGGGGTCTTTGTTCGTGCTACGGATCTGCAGTGCCCCCTTTGTGGGAAACCCACTATTGAAGGGGGAAGTGTACAGGAGGGAGAAAAGCTTCCCGAACAGCCCCCTATTGTTTCTGGAAGAGAAGTTTCGGCTACAGGGAACTCCGATCCCTATGGAGAGATGAAGAATCTTTCCCGGGGAGAAAAACGCTTTATTGTGGTGGAACTCCTCTCAGTGTTTAGTGGCATTGCGGTGGTGGTAACCCTTTTGGTGGATCTTTTCACATCCCATCGTATTGGCTGGTCCCTGTATGCCCTTTTTGGAATTATTGCCTTCTGGCTTATGGTGAATATTCCCCTCTTGTTATACCGTCATCCCTGGATAGTGGTGGCCATCCTTGTCCCTTCGTTGCCACTCCTCGTGTTTATTTTTGATGTCCTGGACGGGAAGATTACCTGGTTCCTTCCCTTTGGATTCCCTATAACGATACTTACCGAGCTTTCTCTGGTGCTTACGGGGCTTTTCATAGGAATTATGAAACGCAAAGGCCTGAATGTTTTTGCGGTGCTGCTGCTTGGGGCTACTCTCTTCTGTGTAGGATTAGAGGGCATCCTTTCTCTGAACTTCCAGGGAAGGCTCCTGTTTAGCTGGTCTGTGGTGGTGGCCCTTTCCTGTGTTCCTATGGCGGGTATTCTCTTTTATCTTCACTATCGTATTATGCATCAGGCCTCGTTGCGTAAACTTTTCCGATTGTAGGCGCTGAGCCCTTCTGTGACAGAGTCTCCGGGTTAGGGGCCTCTTATCAAAGGTGCTCCTAACCTCGCGGACCTCTGGTTTTTACCCTCCTTTAGTTTCTCTTGCCACGGTTCCCTGCTTACGATACAATGGCGCCGGTTATCACAGTTATTACCGGTGAGAAAATTACGAATCGGAGTTGCCACATGCTCAGCACCATGCGAAATATTGGTATCATGGCTCATATCGATGCAGGAAAAACAACCACCACCGAACGCATTCTCTACTATACGGGTAAAAGTCATCGAATAGGAGAAGTAGATGATGGGGAAGCCATCATGGACTGGATGGAACAGGAGCAAGAACGGGGAATAACCATCCAGAGCGCGGCTACCACAACCTACTGGCGGAACCATCAAATCAATATTATCGATACCCCCGGCCATGTGGACTTTACTGCGGAGGTAGAGCGGTCGCTCCGGGTCCTGGATGGGGCCATCGCGATTTTTTGCGCCGTCGGTGGGGTGGAACCCCAGACGGAAACGGTGTGGCATCAGGCGGATCGCTATCGGGTGCCCCGGATTGGCTATATTAACAAAATGGATCGACTGGGGGCCGATTTTTTTCAGGTTTTGGAAGATATAAAGACAAAACTGGGTGCCACCCCCGTACCTATCCAGCTTCCTATAGGAAAAGAGTCTTCTTTTGAGGGCGTTATCGATCTCATAGCTTTGCAGGAAATTCGCTGGGATCCCTCCACCGATGGGGAAAAGATGTACTACAGCCCCGTGGCAGAGGAACGGATGGCCGAGGCCCTTCGGTATCGGGAGCACCTGATCGATGTGCTTGCCAGCCATTCCGATGAAATTACCGAACGATACCTGGCGGGGGAAGAAATCCCCCAGGATTTGATAAAAAGGGAACTGAGGAAACAGGTGCTGAATCGGACGCTGGTTCCTATTTTGTGTGGCGCTTCTCGCCGTAACATGGGGGTACAGCCCCTCATCGATGCGGTGGTCGATTACCTCCCCGCCCCGGATGAGGTAGAACCGGCGGTTGGTTTTCATCTTAAAAAGGAAGAGGAAATCCAGATACCCTGTGATCCCAAAGGGGTACCCCTGGGGCTGGTGTTTAAAATTCAATATGATCGAGAAGCGGGGAGCCTCTGCTATGTCCGTATGTATTCAGGTTCCATTAAACCGGGGGCGGTGGTTTTTAATGTGGGAAAGAAAAAACGAGAACGGGCAAATCGTATCCTCCGGATGCATTCCAACAAATCGGAGCCCATGGATGAACTTAAGGCGGGGGATATCGGCGTCATTGTGGGGATGAAACTGGCCCAAACGGGAGATACCATTGGCAGCGAGGGGTACCCGGTGGTGCTAGAAAAAATGCATTTCCCCGAACCGGTTATTTCGGTGGCCATCGAACCCAAGAGTGTGTCGGAACAGGAAAAATTGCGGGAGGTTCTGGAAATCCTTTCCCGGGAGGATCCTACCTTTCTTATTAAAGAGAATGAAGAAACGGGGCAGCTTATCATTTCGGGTATGGGAGAACTGCACCTGGATGTGCTCGTTACCCGGATTTTAAAAGAATACAATGTGGGGGCAAAGGTCGGTAACCCCCAGGTAACCTACCGGGAGTCCATCTCTAAGGTAGTGGAACATACCCAACAGTTTAGCCGCATGCTGGCAGGAAAGGAAAATGCGGCCACCCTTACGATCCGTCTTGAGCCGCTTCCCCGGGGTAGTGGCAATCGATATACCTGCCAGGCTAAGAAGACCCTCGCCCCAGAAGAAATCTTTGATGCCATTGAACGGGGAATTCAGGCTTCCTTTAATTCGGGGATTGTCCTGGGCTACCCCTGTATCGATGTGGGGGTGACCCTCCTGGATATTGAGTATTCGGAACTCACGGGAACAGAGTTTGCTTTCGAAGCCTGTGCCAGTATGGCCTTTGACGAGGCTGCCCGAAAGGCCGATCCCATTTTGCTCGAGCCTATCATGTCGGTAACCCTTATTTCTCCGAAGGAGTATGTGGGTGACGTGATTAGCCTGGTGGTTCAGCGGGGCGGTATTGTGCAGAGCATGGATTCCAAAGCCACGGTGGACCAGGTAAAGGCCGAGGCCCCGATGGCGAGCATGTTTGGTTTCATGACGGCCCTCCGTTCCGTGAGTCAGGGGCGGGCTACCTTTTCTATGGAATTTTCGCATTTTGAAAAGAAGTCATCCCGCTAGTCGAGTGCGGGAGGATAGGAAACAGGAGAGGGGGTAACGTTGTAGTAGGTGCAGGCGATAG
The sequence above is drawn from the Treponema sp. J25 genome and encodes:
- a CDS encoding methyl-accepting chemotaxis protein, giving the protein MMAGFVDLYKDAGPEVAQKALRLRAILLLVLIILPVVSVLDFVTGDLVNSIFELSLVVINGIAFIILYRGNYKRAAFLAIIATTVMLLIMSLVVSSREATLLYRNVAFNAVVLAFIVLFSNDMRLAVGISLIQATISLVLFAFAFLLPAGLPISAIVINLVVSLVLHFFLSYLLFSSTKIQNELNKALRDASERDQQQIEKYGTIVEGIAKNLESLGQLSNHLQRIRDLLSESTGAVISIEARIRDLENAADTTNQAATTIGKRIEDLNRNIEEQSAAQIESSASINEMVASIRNVAESANRRRASLAQLDGTADEGMQRLDGLLSHIGRIEGSIGAIQKMVGVINAIAGSTNLLSMNAAIEAAHAGEAGRGFAVVAEEIRKLADTAGKNAKEIGRQLQEVIDVITRAAEESQGTRSAFQEIRKEITGVITAFDEIRTATAELAEGGRQILEALATLNTLSGQVKSGGAEISEAQKALEKLQGNMYTALASLRDNARLVMEKDGAILKAVQEVASVSEASFHHAKELHGQVAGS
- the fusA gene encoding elongation factor G, producing MLSTMRNIGIMAHIDAGKTTTTERILYYTGKSHRIGEVDDGEAIMDWMEQEQERGITIQSAATTTYWRNHQINIIDTPGHVDFTAEVERSLRVLDGAIAIFCAVGGVEPQTETVWHQADRYRVPRIGYINKMDRLGADFFQVLEDIKTKLGATPVPIQLPIGKESSFEGVIDLIALQEIRWDPSTDGEKMYYSPVAEERMAEALRYREHLIDVLASHSDEITERYLAGEEIPQDLIKRELRKQVLNRTLVPILCGASRRNMGVQPLIDAVVDYLPAPDEVEPAVGFHLKKEEEIQIPCDPKGVPLGLVFKIQYDREAGSLCYVRMYSGSIKPGAVVFNVGKKKRERANRILRMHSNKSEPMDELKAGDIGVIVGMKLAQTGDTIGSEGYPVVLEKMHFPEPVISVAIEPKSVSEQEKLREVLEILSREDPTFLIKENEETGQLIISGMGELHLDVLVTRILKEYNVGAKVGNPQVTYRESISKVVEHTQQFSRMLAGKENAATLTIRLEPLPRGSGNRYTCQAKKTLAPEEIFDAIERGIQASFNSGIVLGYPCIDVGVTLLDIEYSELTGTEFAFEACASMAFDEAARKADPILLEPIMSVTLISPKEYVGDVISLVVQRGGIVQSMDSKATVDQVKAEAPMASMFGFMTALRSVSQGRATFSMEFSHFEKKSSR
- a CDS encoding DUF6320 domain-containing protein produces the protein MNLRYCPACGVFVRATDLQCPLCGKPTIEGGSVQEGEKLPEQPPIVSGREVSATGNSDPYGEMKNLSRGEKRFIVVELLSVFSGIAVVVTLLVDLFTSHRIGWSLYALFGIIAFWLMVNIPLLLYRHPWIVVAILVPSLPLLVFIFDVLDGKITWFLPFGFPITILTELSLVLTGLFIGIMKRKGLNVFAVLLLGATLFCVGLEGILSLNFQGRLLFSWSVVVALSCVPMAGILFYLHYRIMHQASLRKLFRL